The following are encoded together in the Triticum dicoccoides isolate Atlit2015 ecotype Zavitan chromosome 6B, WEW_v2.0, whole genome shotgun sequence genome:
- the LOC119325786 gene encoding putative pentatricopeptide repeat-containing protein At1g68930 gives MSRPLCNHYAALLSAAAAAGGGRDGARVSGAVHCLVLRTLPHQPPTYLLNHLLAAYARSGCLPLARRLFDAMPDPNLFTRNALLSALARARLLPDMERLFASMPERDAVSYNALIAGFSGAGAPARAARAYQALLREEAVVDGARVRPSRITMSGMVMAASALGDRALGRQVHCQILRLGFGAYAFTGSPLVDMYAKMGLIGDAKRVFDEMEGKNVVMYNTMITGLLRCKMVAEARGVFEAMVDRDSITWTTMVTGLTQNGLQSEALDVFRRMRAEGVGIDQYTFGSILTACGALAASEEGKQTHAYTIRTLYDDNIFVGSALVDMYSKCRSIRLAEAVFRRMTCKNIISWTAMIVGYGQNGCSEEAVRVFLEMQRDGIKPDDFTLGSVISSCANLASLEEGAQFHCMALVSGLRPYITVSNALVTLYGKCGSIEDAHRLFDEMPFQDQVSWTALVTGYAQFGKAKETIDLFEKMLSKGVKPDGVTFIGVLSACSRSGLVEKGRSYFQFMQENHGIVPLDDHYTCMIDLYSRSGRLKEAEEFIRQMPRCPDAIGWATLLSACRLRGDMEIGKWAAENLLKTDPQNPASYVLLCSMHATKGEWSEVAQLRRGMRDRQVKKEPGCSWIKYKNKVHIFSADDQSHPFSGTIYEKLQWLNSKMLEEGYKPDVSSVLHDVADAEKVHMLSNHSEKLAIAFGLIFVPEEMPIRVVKNLRVCVDCHNATKFISKITGRDILVRDAVRFHKFSNGICSCGDFW, from the coding sequence ATGAGCCGCCCGCTCTGCAACCACTACGCCgcgctcctctccgccgccgccgccgccggcggcggccgcgATGGGGCCCGCGTCTCCGGCGCCGTCCACTGTCTCGTCCTCCGGACGCTCCCGCACCAGCCGCCCACCTACCTCCTCAACCACCTCCTCGCCGCCTACGCCAGGTCCGGCTGCCTCCCGCTCGCGCGCCGCCTGTTCGACGCAATGCCCGACCCCAACCTCTTCACCCGCAACGCGCTGCTCTCGGCGCTGGCCCGCGCGCGCCTCCTCCCCGACATGGAGCGGCTCTTCGCGTCCATGCCCGAGCGCGACGCCGTGTCCTACAACGCGCTCATCGCGGGCTTCTCGGGCGCCGGCGCCCCCGCGCGGGCGGCCCGGGCATACCAGGCGCTGCtccgggaggaggcggtggtggacgGCGCCAGGGTCAGGCCCAGCCGCATCACCATGTCCGGCATGGTCATGGCTGCATCGGCGCTCGGCGACCGCGCGCTTGGCCGGCAGGTGCACTGCCAGATCCTGCGGCTCGGGTTCGGGGCGTACGCCTTCACCGGGAGCCCCCTGGTCGATATGTACGCCAAGATGGGGCTCATCGGGGACGCCAAGCGGGTCTTTGATGAGATGGAGGGCAAGAATGTGGTGATGTATAATACGATGATCACGGGTCTCCTCCGGTGCAAGATGGTTGCTGAGGCTAGGGGGGTGTTTGAGGCGATGGTTGACAGGGACTCCATCACCTGGACTACTATGGTTACAGGGCTGACGCAGAATGGGTTGCAGTCGGAGGCGCTGGATGTTTTCAGGCGGATGAGGGCCGAGGGTGTTGGCATTGATCAGTACACTTTCGGAAGCATCCTTACAGCCTGTGGCGCCCTTGCTGCTTCAGAAGAGGGGAAGCAGACCCATGCCTACACAATCAGAACTCTGTATGATGACAATATCTTTGTTGGAAGTGCGCTTGTTGACATGTACTCGAAGTGCAGGAGCATCAGGTTGGCAGAAGCCGTTTTCAGAAGGATGACCTGCAAAAACATCATCTCATGGACCGCAATGATTGTTGGCTATGGACAGAACGGGTGCAGCGAGGAGGCTGTGAGGGTGTTCCTGGAGATGCAGAGGGATGGGATTAAGCCTGATGATTTCACCCTTGGCAGTGTTATAAGTTCTTGTGCTAATCTAGCAAGCTTGGAAGAGGGAGCACAGTTCCACTGCATGGCGCTTGTCTCAGGGTTGCGGCCGTACATTACAGTGTCTAATGCACTAGTTACCTTGTACGGCAAGTGCGGCAGTATCGAGGACGCACACCGCTTGTTTGATGAGATGCCATTTCAGGATCAGGTCTCCTGGACTGCCCTTGTAACAGGTTATGCGCAGTTTGGGAAGGCAAAAGAAACCATAGATTTGTTTGAGAAGATGTTGTCTAAGGGTGTGAAGCCTGACGGGGTAACGTTTATCGGTGTCCTTTCTGCTTGTAGCCGTTCAGGGCTTGTGGAGAAAGGCCGCAGCTACTTCCAGTTCATGCAGGAGAACCATGGTATTGTGCCCTTGGATGATCACTATACTTGTATGATTGACCTGTATAGCAGATCAGGAAGGTTAAAAGAAGCTGAGGAGTTCATAAGGCAGATGCCACGGTGTCCTGATGCAATTGGATGGGCGACATTGCTTAGCGCATGTAGGTTGCGTGGTGACATGGAGATTGGGAAATGGGCTGCTGAGAATCTCTTGAAAACTGACCCACAAAACCCAGCAAGCTATGTCTTGCTGTGCAGCATGCATGCTACTAAAGGTGAATGGAGTGAGGTTGCCCAGCTTAGGCGCGGAATGAGGGATAGGCAAGTGAAGAAGGAACCAGGCTGCAGCTGGATCAAGTATAAGAATAAAGTTCACATATTTTCAGCTGACGATCAGTCTCACCCCTTCTCCGGAACAATTTATGAAAAGCTACAGTGGCTCAACTCTAAGATGTTGGAAGAAGGATACAAGCCTGATGTCAGTTCAGTGCTGCATGATGTGGCAGATGCTGAGAAGGTTCACATGCTCAGCAATCATAGCGAGAAGCTTGCAATTGCCTTTGGCTTAATTTTTGTCCCAGAGGAAATGCCGATCAGGGTTGTCAAGAATCTGCGTGTTTGTGTGGATTGCCACAATGCTACCAAGTTCATCTCGAAGATAACCGGTCGTGATATTCTTGTGAGGGATGCTGTCAGATTTCACAAGTTTAGCAATGGCATTTGCTCATGTGGGGACTTCTGGTAA